The following coding sequences are from one Humulus lupulus chromosome X, drHumLupu1.1, whole genome shotgun sequence window:
- the LOC133806794 gene encoding uncharacterized protein LOC133806794: MEDHRQAKSIVIGELIKNKYKSIKRNYTPNDIMNDMNDDFGVTMGYTKAWRSREKTLRLIRGNPDDSYQKLPMYLYMLKQANPGTITHLLTDKEDRFKYLYIAFSNSIKASTLDSNNNIFVLAFGIVDSENDKSWLWFFSKLRDTYGEPKGLAIVSDRHKSIDNAVHMVYPNAFHGACMFHLLNNLKSKYGGHGEELQMKFIAAAKTYTKIEFEQYTRGLDRLDRRIRPYLEKAKYETWQRSYSPTKRYTMMTSNIAESLNATLKATRNLPIDILVECLRSLVQKWVWNNSNNANGTFTKVSTATENELRHDIVSKIKYEVLLFNTIEYQVRDQKGINFTVNIHNRTCTCNMFQVDEMPCGRAVAVIAKRNLSVYDYCAKFYRTETLKALYQENVHPLPHQDEWNLPQHLDIMVLPPKTTIPAGRPRKKRIRSRGEPKVIITCGKCGQPGHNRKTCRNPPIEKPNKQKKPKT; the protein is encoded by the exons ATGGAAGATCATAGGCAAGCAAAAAGCATCGTAATTGGTGAattaataaagaataagtacaagtCAATCAAAAGAAATTACACTCCAAATGACATCATGAATGATATGAATGATGACTTCGGAGTAACTATGGGATACACAAAAGCATGGAGATCAAGAGAAAAAACTTTGCGTTTAATAAGAGGGAATCCCGATGATTCATATCAAAAGTTGCCAATGTATCTTTACATGTTGAAGCAAGCAAATCCAGGAACAATAACACACCTACTCACAGACAAGGAAGATAGGTTCAAATATCTATACATAGctttctctaactcaatcaagg CATCAACATTAGATTCAAACAATAACATTTTCGTGTTGGCTTTTGGAATAGTAGACTCTGAAAATGATAAGTCATGGCTTTGGTTCTTCTCCAAACTGCGAGACACCTATGGAGAACCCAAAG GATTGGCTATAGTTTCCGACAGACACAAGAGCATAGACAATGCAGTACATATGGTGTACCCAAATGCTTTCCATGGAGCTTGCATGTTTCACTTGCTCAATAATTTGAAAAGCAAGTATGGAGGCCATGGAGAAGAGCTACAAATGAAATTCATTGCAGCAGCAAAAACATACACAAAAATAGAATTTGAACAGTACACGAGAGGCCTTGATAGACTTGACAGACGCATTAGACCCTATTTAGAGAAAGCCAAGTATGAAACTTGGCAAAGATCATACTCACCAACAAAAAGATACACCATGATGACATCCAACATCGCAGAATCACTCAATGCTACACTAAAAGCTACAAGAAATCTCCCCATTGATATCTTGGTTGAATGCCTTAGAAGTTTGGTTCAAAAGTGGGTTTGGAACAACTCAAATAATGCAAACGGAACATTCACAAAAGTCTCTACAGCAACAGAAAATGAATTGAGACATGACATTGTTTCAAAAATAAAGTATGAG GTCTTGCTTTTCAACACAATAGAATACCAAGTTCGTGATCAAAAGGGGATAAATTTCACAGTAAATATACATAATAGAACATGTACTTGCAATATGTTTCAAGTTGATGAAATGCCTTGTGGTCGTGCAGTAGCTGTCATTGCAAAGAGAAACTTGAGTGTGTATGATTATTGTGCAAAGTTCTACAGAACAGAAACATTGAAAgcattgtatcaagaaaatgttcATCCGTTGCCCCATCAAGATGAATGGAATCTCCCACAACACTTGGACATAATGGTGCTGCCTCCAAAGACAACAATCCCTGCAGGAAGaccaagaaagaaaagaataagatcaAGAGGGGAACCTAAAGTAATAATCACCTGTGGAAAATGTGGGCAACCAGGACATAACAGGAAGACTTGCAGGAATCCTCCAATTGAGAAGCCAAACAAACAGAAAAAGCCAAAGACATAG
- the LOC133803701 gene encoding probable receptor-like protein kinase At1g80640: protein MKLLLLVLLVLLLLVYSDPFRVGATPVLLVPSPAFSPNSPVSATMAAPTVAYSPGVGEAGQRHSMDSHRKILIALIVACTTLGAIISSLLGLWIYHCKCSRKPHRRTGRSSDGEKGLSLNPFFAQFNSSRMIGKKGSVSLVDYKLLEKGTENFRESNILGVGGFGRVYRAQMDDNLIVAVKKIECQSHDAEKEFQNEVDLLSRIQHPNIISLLGCCSQGDARFIVYELMQNGSLETQLHGPSHGSALTWHMRMKIALDTARGLEYLHEHCHPSVIHRDLKTSNILLDANFNAKLSDFGLAVADGTQNKNNIKLSGTLGYVAPEYLLDGKLTDKSDVYAFGVVLLELLLGRRPVEKLAPAQCQSIVTWAMPQLTDRSKLPNIVDPVIKDTMDLKHLYQVAAVAVLCVQPEPSYRPLITDVLHSLIPLVPVELGGTLRVTQLVVSVGSAVHSDH from the exons ATGAAGCTTCTTCTTCTCGTTCTTCTTGTGCTACTTCTACTTGTTTATTCTGATCCCTTTCGGGTTGGTGCCACACCGGTCCTTCTTGTTCCCTCGCCAGCTTTCTCACCCAATTCTCCTGTGTCTGCAACAATGGCTGCTCCTACTGTTGCCTACTCTCCTG GAGTTGGAGAAGCAGGTCAAAGGCACTCTATGGATTCTCACAGGAAAATTCTTATTGCCCTTATTGTTGCTTGTACTACTCTTGGCGCAATCATATCGTCATTGTTAGGCTTGTGGATTTATCATTGCAAGTGCTCTCGGAAACCTCATAGGAGAACTGGGCGAAGCTCAG ATGGTGAAAAGGGGCTTTCATTAAATCCATTTTTTGCTCAATTCAATTCCTCAAGGATGATTGGAAAGAAGGGATCTGTTTCATTGGTTGACTATAAGCTACTAGAAAAAGGGACTGAAAACTTTCGAGAAAGTAATATCTTGGGCGTGGGTGGTTTTGGACGTGTTTACAGAGCTCAAATGGATGATAACTTGATTGTTGCCGTTAAAAAGATAGAGTGCCAAAGTCACGATGCCGAGAAAGAGTTTCAG AATGAAGTGGATTTGTTGAGTAGAATTCAGCATCCGAATATTATTTCTCTATTGGGTTGTTGTAGTCAAGGCGATGCAAGGTTCATTGTTTATGAATTGATGCAAAATGGATCTCTAGAGACACAATTGCATG GACCCTCCCATGGTTCTGCATTAACATGGCATATGCGGATGAAGATTGCTCTTGATACAGCAAG AGGATTAGAATATCTGCATGAACACTGCCACCCTTCAGTGATTCATAGAGATCTGAAAACATCTAATATTCTTTTGGATGCCAACTTCAATGCCAAG TTATCCGATTTTGGTCTTGCTGTTGCTGATGGGACTCAAAACAAGAATAATATCAAGCTCTCAGGCACATTGGGCTATGTAGCTCCGGAGTATCTGTTAGATG GTAAGTTGACTGATAAGAGTGATGTCTATGCATTTGGAGTTGTTCTTTTGGAGCTTCTGTTAGGTCGAAGGCCGGTAGAGAAACTGGCACCAGCTCAGTGCCAATCTATTGTCACATGG GCCATGCCACAGCTTACTGACAGATCAAAGCTTCCAAATATTGTAGATCCAGTGATAAAAGATACTATGGATCTTAAACACTTATATCAG GTTGCTGCCGTCGCAGTGCTGTGTGTGCAACCAGAGCCAAGTTACCGGCCCCTGATTACAGATGTTCTGCACTCTCTTATTCCTCTAGTTCCTGTTGAGCTTGGAGGGACACTGAGAGTTACGCAACTTGTGGTTTCAGTAGGATCTGCAGTGCATTCTGATCACTGA